A window from Dehalobacter sp. DCA encodes these proteins:
- a CDS encoding glycosyltransferase: MNTINQKKIAILDDYFPNLTTGFRISEFNYYLEKYPNCEVYATRYDMHHHEYAAVYPQYKDKVKPFTQFDWTGQSYALYYMVFLSNAAAFHFVYEMFNTPFIFELYPGGGFWINDDEIDARLIKVLQSPLLRKVIVTQNRTYDYITSRGFVTPDKIAYIYGMVTYPEYFHSTVPKRFYGKDKNTLDICFVAHKYMPTGMDKGYPIFIEMCKKLASITEDIRFHVVGNFDRDEIDVSELGSRIVFYGLRDKSFFPQFFSGMDMIVSPNLPFVLIPGKNFDGFPTGCCIDAALHNVAVFCTDELNMNEHFEHKKDLFIIPADAGKIADSIMEYYQSPEKLYSMSACGQAKFREIFDFEKQMRDRVSVIEQYV, from the coding sequence ATGAATACAATCAATCAAAAAAAAATAGCAATTCTCGATGACTATTTTCCTAATCTGACGACGGGTTTTAGGATATCTGAATTTAATTACTATTTGGAGAAGTATCCGAACTGTGAAGTGTACGCGACCAGATATGACATGCATCATCATGAATATGCTGCCGTATATCCGCAGTATAAGGATAAAGTAAAGCCGTTTACCCAGTTTGACTGGACCGGCCAGTCTTACGCGCTGTATTATATGGTATTTTTAAGTAACGCCGCTGCTTTTCATTTTGTCTATGAAATGTTTAACACGCCGTTTATATTTGAACTCTATCCCGGAGGGGGATTTTGGATCAATGATGACGAAATTGATGCCAGGCTGATCAAAGTCCTGCAATCCCCTCTTTTGAGAAAAGTCATTGTTACTCAGAATAGGACGTACGACTATATTACCAGCCGCGGTTTTGTTACGCCGGACAAGATTGCCTATATTTATGGGATGGTTACGTATCCGGAGTATTTCCACTCGACCGTACCCAAGCGATTCTACGGAAAAGATAAAAATACGCTCGACATCTGCTTTGTGGCTCACAAATATATGCCAACGGGAATGGATAAGGGGTATCCCATATTTATCGAGATGTGCAAAAAGCTCGCTTCAATAACAGAGGATATCAGGTTCCATGTCGTCGGCAATTTTGACCGGGATGAAATTGATGTCAGTGAGTTGGGCAGCCGGATCGTATTTTATGGTCTTAGAGATAAAAGCTTTTTCCCGCAATTCTTTTCCGGAATGGACATGATCGTTTCACCGAATCTTCCTTTTGTCCTGATACCGGGTAAGAACTTTGACGGCTTCCCTACAGGCTGCTGCATCGATGCTGCTTTGCACAACGTTGCTGTTTTCTGTACCGACGAACTGAACATGAACGAACATTTTGAACACAAAAAGGACCTTTTTATTATCCCCGCCGATGCCGGCAAGATTGCTGACAGTATTATGGAATATTACCAAAGCCCCGAAAAGTTATACAGTATGTCGGCGTGCGGGCAGGCAAAATTCAGAGAGATCTTTGACTTTGAAAAACAAATGAGAGACAGAGTATCAGTCATAGAACAATACGTGTAA
- a CDS encoding glycosyltransferase has translation MTKPDGISIITCTHFPFYLDNIFANYARQTYPVKELIIILNGPGINLSDFYKRAELHPHVRIIQLPESCSAGTCLNYAVGQTHYPYIANFDHDDYYAPEYLNDFMKIAPSSEAGVFGKKTHFVFFEEQRILALLHPGRENSYVDYLIGCTLFMKKNIFEKVQFIDANIADEQFGADCTKNGIKIYAIDKYNFAYIRRNDLSLHTYKLDNQQLMEQYCQVVAQVSDFKH, from the coding sequence ATGACAAAGCCGGATGGAATATCCATTATTACCTGTACGCACTTCCCTTTTTACCTGGACAATATCTTCGCGAATTATGCCAGACAAACCTACCCTGTCAAGGAACTTATTATCATCCTGAATGGCCCCGGTATTAATCTTTCCGATTTTTACAAGAGGGCGGAATTGCATCCTCATGTAAGAATCATTCAGCTGCCTGAAAGCTGCTCGGCAGGAACGTGTTTAAATTATGCTGTCGGGCAGACCCATTATCCTTACATCGCTAATTTTGATCATGACGATTATTATGCTCCAGAATACTTGAATGATTTTATGAAAATAGCGCCTTCCAGTGAGGCGGGTGTTTTCGGAAAGAAAACGCACTTTGTCTTCTTTGAAGAGCAAAGAATCCTGGCGCTTTTGCATCCTGGCAGAGAAAACAGCTATGTTGACTATCTTATCGGCTGTACCCTTTTTATGAAAAAAAATATTTTTGAAAAAGTACAGTTTATTGATGCCAATATTGCGGACGAACAATTTGGTGCAGACTGTACCAAAAACGGCATCAAAATTTATGCGATTGATAAATACAATTTTGCTTATATTCGCCGAAATGATCTCAGCCTGCATACCTACAAATTAGATAATCAGCAATTAATGGAACAATATTGTCAGGTTGTCGCACAGGTTTCTGACTTTAAACACTAG